From Marinobacterium sp. LSUCC0821, a single genomic window includes:
- a CDS encoding heavy metal translocating P-type ATPase: MSDSQKLCFHCSTLVPSGVNIELAIKGKQESFCCPACRAVTQTILGSGLDQYYKHRDNANGERPTSQEDENQLSLYDSDAVQSQFVRTLADGTKEATFVIEGIHCAACVWLLEKHIGSQPGAMSFNVNLTNHRARLIWHPEQAPLSDLMKSIQSIGYTPHPYHPNQEEQLYQQEKRRAIYRLGIAGVGMMQVMMMAAALYLGAAYVMEDNIQTFIRWTSFIVATPVVLYAARPFFTAALRDIRTRHLSMDVPVSIAVGGAYLASIWATFTRSGEVYYDSVSMFTFFLLIGRYFEMQARHRTGLAGNELANLLPASATRIDVNGETLVPVSELKPGDRVLVKPGHSIPADGILFTAHTSIDESALTGESLPVSKRLGDAVVGGTMNVEQAIEVEITSSADQSRMTAILNLLDRAQAEKPKVAMIADRVASYFVAGVLITALAVGITWWQIKPEDAFWITLSVLVVTCPCALSLATPTALTAAIGTLRKIGLLVTRGHVLESLASSTSVYFDKTGTLTTGQLSLRATHSLNGESIEDLTRLAAAVESRSEHPIASAFTPFFEVAADSATNYVGEGIEGSLNGRTIRIGKPVFAAQIYPGEAPAHPDETGIWLLMSDTSGPIAWFVIDDQLRPEAVDAVKQLQSLGLKVGMLTGDQPANAARIANELGIDHFEANLAPESKLERVKALQAGGEKILMVGDGINDIPVLTGAQTSIAMNGATDLAKTSADAVLVSSDLLRIPQAIKLARKTGNIIRQNIGWALIYNLLALPLAATGFIAPWMAAIGMSASSLVVVGNALRLISQK; encoded by the coding sequence ATGAGCGATAGCCAGAAGCTCTGTTTCCACTGTTCGACCCTAGTCCCTTCTGGGGTCAATATTGAGCTTGCTATCAAAGGGAAGCAGGAGTCATTTTGCTGCCCCGCTTGTCGAGCAGTCACCCAAACCATTTTAGGGTCCGGACTCGACCAATATTACAAACACCGTGATAACGCTAACGGTGAGCGTCCAACCTCGCAAGAGGATGAGAATCAACTCTCGCTTTACGACTCAGATGCTGTACAAAGCCAATTTGTTCGTACCCTTGCCGACGGCACTAAAGAGGCGACCTTCGTTATTGAAGGTATCCACTGTGCAGCTTGTGTTTGGCTATTAGAGAAACACATCGGCAGCCAGCCTGGCGCTATGAGTTTTAACGTCAATCTGACCAACCATCGTGCTCGCTTAATATGGCATCCTGAACAGGCTCCTCTTAGCGATTTGATGAAGTCGATTCAATCAATCGGTTATACACCTCACCCCTACCATCCCAACCAAGAAGAGCAGCTGTACCAACAAGAGAAGCGCCGTGCCATCTACCGACTCGGTATAGCCGGTGTAGGGATGATGCAGGTGATGATGATGGCGGCGGCACTCTACCTTGGTGCTGCATACGTGATGGAGGATAACATTCAAACCTTCATACGTTGGACCAGCTTCATCGTCGCCACACCCGTAGTTCTCTATGCTGCCCGCCCCTTCTTTACTGCGGCGCTTCGGGACATCAGAACGCGACACCTCAGCATGGATGTACCTGTATCTATCGCTGTCGGCGGCGCTTATCTAGCCAGTATCTGGGCAACATTTACCCGCTCTGGCGAGGTCTATTACGACTCCGTTTCGATGTTCACCTTCTTCCTATTGATTGGTCGCTACTTCGAGATGCAGGCGCGTCACCGCACCGGATTGGCGGGTAATGAACTTGCTAATCTTTTGCCAGCCAGTGCTACCCGCATCGATGTAAATGGTGAAACCCTAGTTCCCGTCAGCGAGCTAAAGCCGGGTGATAGAGTTCTGGTAAAACCAGGTCACTCCATACCTGCTGATGGCATTCTTTTTACAGCCCACACCAGTATTGATGAGTCGGCGCTCACCGGTGAATCCCTCCCAGTCAGCAAACGCCTAGGGGATGCTGTAGTGGGGGGGACGATGAATGTCGAGCAAGCGATAGAGGTTGAGATCACCAGTAGCGCTGACCAATCACGTATGACGGCCATATTAAACCTGCTAGATCGCGCCCAAGCAGAAAAGCCGAAGGTCGCTATGATTGCCGACCGAGTAGCCAGTTACTTTGTCGCTGGCGTACTGATTACCGCACTAGCCGTTGGCATTACCTGGTGGCAGATAAAACCTGAGGATGCTTTTTGGATTACTCTCTCTGTACTCGTCGTCACCTGCCCTTGCGCACTCTCATTAGCAACACCTACAGCACTAACCGCTGCAATCGGCACACTTCGCAAAATTGGACTTTTAGTCACGCGTGGCCACGTCTTAGAGAGCCTAGCAAGCTCAACTTCTGTCTACTTTGATAAGACCGGCACACTCACAACCGGCCAGTTAAGCCTGCGTGCCACGCACTCGCTAAACGGAGAATCTATTGAGGATTTAACTCGCTTAGCCGCCGCAGTAGAGAGTCGCTCTGAACACCCAATCGCTTCGGCATTCACGCCATTCTTTGAAGTGGCTGCCGATAGTGCAACCAACTATGTTGGTGAGGGTATTGAAGGGTCCCTCAACGGTCGTACTATTCGTATTGGTAAACCTGTGTTTGCTGCTCAAATTTACCCAGGAGAAGCACCTGCACATCCGGACGAGACCGGCATTTGGCTATTAATGAGTGACACAAGCGGTCCTATCGCTTGGTTTGTAATCGATGATCAGCTTCGACCTGAAGCGGTTGATGCCGTTAAACAGCTGCAATCACTTGGCCTAAAAGTGGGCATGCTAACGGGTGACCAGCCAGCTAATGCCGCACGCATCGCAAATGAGCTAGGCATCGACCACTTTGAGGCAAACCTTGCACCTGAGAGCAAATTAGAACGGGTGAAGGCACTGCAAGCTGGCGGTGAAAAAATTCTGATGGTAGGTGACGGTATCAACGATATACCTGTACTGACGGGCGCCCAGACATCTATCGCTATGAACGGTGCTACCGATCTTGCTAAAACCTCGGCCGATGCGGTGCTTGTAAGTAGCGACCTGCTTCGCATACCCCAAGCTATCAAACTGGCACGCAAAACCGGCAATATTATCCGTCAGAATATCGGCTGGGCTTTGATCTACAACCTATTAGCGCTACCCTTAGCAGCAACAGGTTTTATCGCACCTTGGATGGCAGCTATCGGAATGTCCGCTAGTTCGCTCGTAGTGGTCGGTAACGCCCTACGCCTTATTTCACAGAAGTAG
- the ccoS gene encoding cbb3-type cytochrome oxidase assembly protein CcoS produces MNIVYLLIPIAIILVSVATWAFFYSVKNGQFDDLESPAHRILFDDDDDMIPEDARVKKTDEEKPNE; encoded by the coding sequence ATGAACATCGTCTACCTACTTATTCCGATCGCAATCATCTTGGTATCAGTTGCTACCTGGGCATTTTTCTACAGCGTTAAAAATGGCCAGTTTGATGATTTGGAGTCACCTGCACACCGCATCCTCTTTGATGATGATGACGATATGATTCCAGAAGATGCTCGCGTCAAAAAAACTGACGAAGAGAAACCGAACGAGTAA
- a CDS encoding sulfite exporter TauE/SafE family protein, which produces MTPVSLSFASAILIGLLGTTHCLAMCGGLASSLSVSSSNRASSFVGILSYNVGRILSYTVAGALIGLVGATIQTTIAAPILRTLAGLLLIGMGLYIAQWWFGITKLEQAGSVLWRYISPLLKPLIPADTPTKALLLGMGWGWLPCGLVYSTLIWSSAAGSWNESALLMLGFGIGTLPAMLATGLIAQQVKAFVAQQSVRRFSGILLIAMGIWTLLSA; this is translated from the coding sequence ATGACCCCTGTTTCACTCAGCTTCGCATCAGCCATCCTGATTGGACTGCTAGGCACTACCCACTGTCTGGCAATGTGTGGCGGTCTTGCCTCATCGTTAAGCGTCTCAAGCTCGAACCGCGCCAGCTCGTTTGTTGGTATTCTTAGCTATAACGTTGGTCGCATCCTCAGCTACACAGTGGCAGGTGCGTTGATAGGGTTGGTCGGCGCTACCATTCAAACAACAATAGCTGCGCCAATCCTTCGCACTCTCGCGGGTCTACTTTTAATAGGCATGGGACTCTACATCGCGCAGTGGTGGTTTGGCATTACCAAATTAGAACAAGCTGGGTCAGTTCTTTGGCGCTACATTTCACCTCTTCTTAAGCCACTGATACCAGCAGATACCCCAACTAAGGCACTGTTACTTGGCATGGGCTGGGGTTGGTTACCCTGTGGATTGGTTTACAGCACGTTGATCTGGTCTTCTGCTGCAGGAAGCTGGAACGAAAGTGCACTGCTAATGCTCGGCTTTGGTATTGGCACCCTACCCGCCATGCTTGCCACCGGACTGATAGCCCAACAGGTGAAAGCCTTTGTTGCCCAGCAATCAGTACGCAGATTTTCAGGGATTCTCCTTATTGCTATGGGTATTTGGACGCTTCTAAGTGCATAG
- the hemN gene encoding oxygen-independent coproporphyrinogen III oxidase — protein sequence MLAQTKIQWDSDLIRRYDLAGPRYTSYPTALQFENSTDSRAILTSAINERDPSRPLSLYIHIPFCAHVCYYCGCNKVVTADRSRAQPYLDTLIKEIKMRGEELGKSQVVDQLHWGGGTPTFISDEQTKLLMETLRENFNLRDDDEGDYAIEIDPREMSEGRLQLLRNLGFNRISIGVQDVNPEVQKKVNRVQSLEMTTALLEEARDLGFRSINVDLIYGLPLQTEESFAETLDRILELRPDRLSVFNYAHLPERFKPQRRINADELPDAVTKLAIHHQSIDKLTSAGYRNIGMDHFALPEDTLTRHQDEGTLHRNFQGYTTHSECDLIGLGVSAISQIGDYYLQNSPDITKYDAGINAEGSAISKEYKMNDDDKIRRAVITRLICDFQLNFADQSKELGIQFQEYFADELRLLEPMVNDGLIHMNEKGLDVTAAGRLLIRRVCMTFDAYINHSEQRFSRII from the coding sequence GTGCTTGCACAAACTAAAATTCAATGGGATTCAGACCTCATTCGCCGTTACGATCTGGCGGGACCTCGTTACACCTCATACCCTACCGCACTGCAGTTTGAGAACAGCACTGATAGTCGCGCAATACTGACAAGTGCAATTAACGAGCGAGATCCAAGCCGTCCACTTTCTCTCTATATCCATATCCCTTTCTGTGCACATGTCTGCTACTACTGTGGCTGTAACAAGGTCGTGACTGCCGATCGCAGCCGCGCTCAACCCTACCTCGATACGTTAATCAAAGAGATCAAAATGCGCGGTGAAGAGCTTGGGAAATCACAGGTAGTTGATCAGCTTCACTGGGGCGGTGGTACACCCACGTTCATCAGTGATGAGCAGACCAAGCTTTTGATGGAAACCCTGCGAGAGAACTTTAACCTGCGTGATGACGATGAGGGCGACTACGCCATTGAGATCGATCCTCGTGAGATGAGCGAAGGTCGTTTACAGCTACTCCGAAATCTAGGCTTCAACCGCATCAGTATTGGCGTGCAGGATGTAAACCCTGAGGTACAAAAGAAGGTAAATCGGGTCCAATCACTGGAGATGACGACCGCCCTTCTAGAAGAGGCGCGCGACCTTGGTTTCCGATCAATTAACGTCGATCTCATCTACGGTTTGCCACTACAAACTGAAGAGAGTTTTGCAGAGACCTTAGATCGCATCCTAGAACTACGCCCAGATCGCCTTTCAGTATTCAACTATGCGCACCTTCCTGAGCGCTTTAAACCGCAGCGTCGCATCAATGCAGATGAACTGCCTGATGCAGTTACAAAACTCGCCATTCACCATCAGAGTATTGATAAGCTAACCTCTGCAGGCTACCGCAACATCGGCATGGACCACTTCGCGCTGCCAGAGGACACCCTAACCCGCCATCAAGATGAGGGCACCCTGCACCGCAACTTCCAAGGCTACACCACCCACTCGGAGTGTGACCTGATTGGTCTTGGCGTCTCGGCTATTAGTCAGATTGGTGACTACTACCTGCAGAACAGCCCTGATATCACGAAATATGATGCGGGCATCAATGCAGAGGGCTCTGCGATCAGTAAAGAGTACAAAATGAACGACGATGACAAAATTCGTCGCGCGGTGATTACTCGCCTGATCTGTGACTTCCAGTTGAACTTTGCTGATCAGTCCAAAGAGCTTGGTATTCAATTCCAAGAGTACTTTGCTGATGAACTTCGCCTATTGGAACCGATGGTAAATGACGGACTTATTCATATGAATGAGAAAGGGTTAGATGTTACAGCCGCTGGGCGACTATTAATTCGCAGAGTCTGTATGACCTTTGATGCTTACATAAACCATAGCGAGCAGCGATTCTCACGAATTATCTAA
- the fnr gene encoding fumarate/nitrate reduction transcriptional regulator Fnr, with the protein MSDTQKLKIANINEVHCNTCSLSSLCLPVSLNNDDMVKLDDIVDKSKPLHKGDFLFRQGENFGSLYAIRAGSIKTYSVSPDGEEQINGFYFPGELVGLAGLDSGAYPMSAKMLETTTVCEIPFERLDDLSGQMPELRRSIMRSLGREISEDQQMMMLLSKKTAEQRIATFMLKIADRFAARGYSSTSFRLSMSRNEIGNYLGLAVETVSRIFTRFSSQNLIRVEGKELEILDTQALMEAAGECHGPGCGSQAKLG; encoded by the coding sequence ATGTCCGATACTCAAAAATTAAAGATCGCAAACATCAATGAAGTGCACTGCAACACCTGTTCACTTAGCTCTTTGTGTTTGCCAGTGTCACTCAATAACGACGATATGGTTAAACTTGATGATATCGTCGATAAGAGCAAGCCTCTTCACAAAGGCGATTTTCTGTTCCGCCAAGGCGAGAACTTTGGCTCTCTCTATGCCATTCGTGCAGGCTCAATAAAGACCTACTCAGTAAGCCCGGATGGTGAAGAGCAGATCAACGGCTTCTACTTCCCTGGTGAACTGGTTGGCCTTGCAGGCCTGGACTCTGGCGCATACCCAATGAGCGCTAAGATGCTAGAGACCACTACAGTCTGTGAAATCCCATTTGAGCGTCTTGATGATCTTTCAGGTCAGATGCCTGAGCTACGTCGTTCTATCATGCGCTCGCTGGGTCGTGAAATTAGTGAAGATCAGCAGATGATGATGCTGCTATCGAAAAAAACTGCAGAGCAGCGTATCGCAACGTTTATGCTGAAAATTGCAGACCGTTTTGCCGCACGTGGTTACTCTTCAACCTCTTTCCGACTATCTATGTCGCGAAATGAGATTGGTAACTACCTAGGCCTTGCTGTAGAGACAGTGAGCCGAATCTTCACCCGCTTCTCTTCGCAGAATCTGATTCGTGTTGAGGGTAAAGAGCTAGAGATCCTTGATACTCAGGCACTAATGGAAGCGGCTGGTGAGTGTCATGGTCCAGGCTGTGGCAGCCAAGCTAAACTGGGTTAA
- a CDS encoding adenine phosphoribosyltransferase encodes MSYDEFYVKSVVRSIPDWPEPGILFRDITPIFQDPKASRMVANAFVDRYMSMDVSHIACIDARGFLFGAIIAHELKKPLVLVRKKGKLPGETISQDYTLEYGTASVEIQKDALKSGDRVVLIDDLIATGGTALAACTLINGLGAEVVEVAALIDLPDLAGSTKIQDTGVPVHCLLAYDGL; translated from the coding sequence ATGTCTTACGACGAGTTTTACGTAAAATCGGTAGTTCGCTCTATTCCAGACTGGCCAGAACCGGGCATTTTGTTTCGCGATATAACACCAATTTTCCAAGACCCTAAAGCATCTCGCATGGTCGCTAACGCCTTTGTTGATCGTTACATGAGCATGGATGTATCCCACATCGCCTGTATCGATGCGCGTGGCTTTCTGTTTGGTGCAATCATTGCCCATGAGTTAAAGAAACCGCTTGTTCTAGTGCGCAAAAAGGGCAAGTTACCTGGCGAGACCATTTCTCAGGATTACACGCTCGAGTACGGTACAGCCTCGGTAGAGATACAGAAAGACGCACTTAAATCTGGAGACAGAGTTGTACTTATCGATGACCTGATCGCAACAGGTGGTACTGCATTGGCTGCTTGTACCCTGATTAACGGCCTAGGCGCCGAAGTTGTCGAGGTGGCAGCATTGATCGACCTACCTGATCTAGCAGGCTCAACCAAGATCCAAGATACAGGTGTACCCGTACACTGTTTGCTTGCCTACGACGGCCTGTAA
- a CDS encoding alpha/beta hydrolase, translated as MQFLPKAIAGILMLTALNASVAQAEQVQIPFNGLTLNANLELAEDKTLADGVLLLLHGTLAHNEMEIIATLQELIVDAGVSTLAINLSYSIDNRESTMYDCAVPARHTMQDAVAEMEAWQNWLDGQGAGDRWVMGHSRGGNQTSQYTLAHQDKVKGQILLAPATWDYKYTIDGYQKRYGTSVTDLLDKAKTLAPDTMMDGVSVVYCEKSGATAGAMLSYYGNYPNYDTPHVLAQTETPTLVIAGSKDTVVDDLPQKMEGMNKENVELVVIDDADHFFRDLFADEVAEYAVDFIESL; from the coding sequence ATGCAATTCCTACCTAAAGCGATTGCCGGCATACTAATGCTTACAGCACTTAACGCCAGCGTTGCACAAGCAGAACAAGTACAGATTCCATTCAATGGTTTAACCCTCAATGCCAACCTGGAGCTCGCGGAAGATAAGACACTCGCTGATGGCGTACTTCTTCTGTTACACGGCACACTGGCGCACAACGAGATGGAGATCATTGCCACCCTGCAAGAGCTAATCGTAGATGCTGGCGTCTCAACACTCGCTATAAACCTTAGCTACAGCATCGATAATCGTGAATCAACTATGTATGACTGTGCAGTACCTGCTCGCCACACCATGCAAGATGCAGTTGCAGAGATGGAGGCTTGGCAGAACTGGCTAGATGGCCAAGGTGCGGGTGACCGTTGGGTCATGGGTCACTCACGCGGTGGCAACCAGACATCACAGTACACCCTTGCTCACCAAGATAAAGTAAAAGGTCAAATCCTGCTTGCACCAGCAACCTGGGACTACAAATACACTATCGATGGTTACCAGAAGCGCTACGGCACCTCTGTGACTGATCTCCTTGATAAAGCGAAAACCCTAGCGCCAGATACCATGATGGATGGCGTAAGTGTTGTCTACTGTGAGAAGAGCGGCGCAACTGCCGGTGCAATGCTTAGCTACTATGGCAACTACCCAAATTACGATACACCACATGTTCTAGCTCAAACAGAGACCCCGACACTGGTGATTGCTGGCTCTAAAGATACCGTAGTTGATGATCTTCCACAGAAGATGGAAGGGATGAACAAAGAGAACGTAGAACTCGTTGTGATTGATGATGCGGACCACTTCTTCCGTGATCTCTTCGCTGATGAGGTAGCAGAGTATGCTGTCGACTTTATTGAGAGCCTCTAA